In a single window of the Anaerotruncus rubiinfantis genome:
- the fba gene encoding class II fructose-1,6-bisphosphate aldolase — MLVSAEEMLTKAKAGQYAVGQFNINNLEWTKAVLLTAQEQNSPVILGVSEGAGKYMCGFCTVAAMVRAMIGELGITIPVALHIDHGTYEGAKRAIEAGFTSIMFDGSHDPIDVNIAKSREIIALCREKGLSVECEVGSIGGEEDGVVGAGEIADPQECKRIAGLGVTMLAAGIGNIHGQYPANWKGLDFDALAKIQALTDGVPLVLHGGTGIPEKMIKKAISLGVAKINVNTECQLSFAAATRRYIEAGKDLVGKGFDPRKLLAPGTQAICDTIREKMELFGSAGKA, encoded by the coding sequence ATGCTGGTATCCGCAGAAGAAATGCTGACAAAGGCCAAAGCTGGTCAATATGCCGTCGGGCAGTTCAATATCAACAATCTGGAATGGACCAAAGCGGTACTGCTTACCGCACAGGAGCAAAATTCGCCGGTGATCCTTGGCGTATCCGAGGGCGCGGGCAAATATATGTGCGGCTTTTGTACAGTCGCGGCAATGGTGCGGGCGATGATCGGGGAACTGGGGATTACCATCCCTGTGGCTCTTCATATCGACCACGGCACCTATGAAGGAGCGAAAAGAGCAATCGAGGCGGGCTTCACCTCGATCATGTTCGACGGCTCGCACGATCCGATCGATGTAAATATTGCAAAGAGCAGGGAAATCATTGCGCTGTGCAGGGAAAAGGGCCTTTCGGTCGAATGCGAGGTCGGGTCGATCGGCGGCGAGGAGGACGGCGTGGTCGGCGCGGGCGAGATCGCCGACCCGCAGGAATGCAAACGGATCGCCGGCCTCGGCGTTACCATGCTCGCAGCGGGCATCGGCAATATTCATGGCCAATACCCTGCCAACTGGAAAGGACTTGATTTTGACGCGCTCGCAAAGATCCAGGCGCTGACCGATGGGGTGCCGCTGGTACTGCACGGCGGCACCGGCATCCCGGAAAAGATGATCAAAAAGGCGATTTCGCTGGGCGTGGCGAAGATCAACGTCAACACCGAATGCCAGCTTTCGTTTGCCGCGGCGACCCGCAGGTATATTGAGGCGGGCAAGGACCTTGTGGGCAAGGGCTTTGACCCGCGCAAGCTGCTTGCACCGGGAACCCAGGCAATCTGTGACACGATTCGGGAGAAAATGGAACTGTTCGGCTCAGCGGGGAAGGCCTGA
- the clpB gene encoding ATP-dependent chaperone ClpB → MNAQKFTQKSLEALQSAQDLAVEYQNMQIEQQHLLDALISQQEGLIGQMLKKMGTDAAALGREVRAEIEKLPRVSGPGREQGKIYISQEVDRTLVAAERHAERMKDEYVSVEHVMLALLESPNSALKAIFQRFSLTKDGFLNALVSVRGNTRVTSDSPEDTYDALKKYGSDLVELARNQKLDPVIGRDNEIRNVIRILSRKTKNNPVLIGEPGVGKTAIAEGLALRIVRGDVPENLKDRTIFSLDMGALIAGAKFRGEFEERLKAVLQEIKKSEGKIILFIDELHTIVGAGKTEGSMDAGNLLKPMLARGELHCIGATTLNEYRQYIEKDAALERRFQPVMVPEPTVEDTISILRGLKERYEVFHGVKIQDQALIAAATLSNRYISDRFLPDKAIDLVDEACAMIRTEMDSMPSELDDLSRKIMQHEIEEAALKKEKDQISQEHLKEIQKELAEMRERFKAMKARWENEKNAIGKVQKLREELEQVNADIEKAERSYDLNKAAELKYGKLPALQKELEAEEKLAGEAEKDSTLLRDKVTEEEIARIVGRWTGIPVAKLMEGEREKLLGMENILHKRVIGQDEAVRTVSEAILRSRAGIQDQHRPIGSFLFLGPTGVGKTELAKALAQALFDDEKNIVRIDMSEYMEKYAVSRLIGAPPGYVGYEEGGQLTEAVRRKPYAVVLFDEIEKAHPDVFNILLQVLDDGRITDSQGRTVDFKNTIIILTSNLGSPYILDGIDQNGQITEEARKQVDVLLKQQFRPEFLNRLDEIVFYKPLTRAETGQIVDLLMAGLQKRLADKQLTLSITPAAKEFVVEHGYDPVYGARPLKRFLQHKVETLLARMIIAEDLAPNTRLEVDVSGGDLVIHIVK, encoded by the coding sequence ATGAACGCTCAGAAATTTACCCAGAAATCGCTCGAAGCCCTGCAGTCCGCGCAGGACCTCGCGGTCGAGTACCAGAACATGCAGATCGAGCAGCAGCACCTGCTCGACGCGCTGATCTCCCAGCAGGAAGGGCTCATCGGACAGATGCTCAAAAAAATGGGGACTGACGCCGCCGCGCTCGGACGGGAGGTCCGTGCCGAAATTGAGAAACTCCCCCGCGTCTCCGGACCCGGCCGGGAACAGGGCAAGATCTACATCTCCCAGGAGGTGGATCGCACGCTCGTCGCGGCCGAACGCCACGCCGAACGCATGAAGGATGAGTACGTCTCGGTCGAGCACGTCATGCTCGCGCTGCTCGAAAGCCCAAACAGCGCGCTCAAAGCGATCTTCCAACGGTTTTCGCTCACCAAGGACGGTTTCCTCAACGCACTCGTGAGCGTGCGCGGCAACACCCGCGTCACCTCGGACAGCCCGGAGGACACTTATGACGCGCTCAAAAAATACGGCTCTGACCTCGTCGAGCTGGCCCGCAACCAGAAACTTGACCCGGTTATCGGCCGTGACAACGAAATCCGCAACGTCATCCGTATCCTGTCCCGCAAGACCAAGAACAACCCGGTTCTGATCGGCGAGCCGGGCGTCGGCAAAACCGCCATCGCGGAAGGGCTTGCGCTGCGCATCGTGCGCGGGGACGTGCCGGAGAACCTCAAGGACCGCACCATTTTTTCGCTCGATATGGGCGCGCTGATCGCGGGGGCAAAGTTCCGCGGCGAGTTCGAGGAGCGCCTCAAGGCTGTGCTGCAGGAGATCAAAAAGAGCGAGGGCAAAATCATCCTGTTCATCGACGAGCTGCACACCATTGTCGGTGCGGGCAAGACCGAGGGCAGCATGGACGCCGGCAACCTTTTAAAGCCGATGCTCGCCCGCGGCGAATTGCACTGCATCGGCGCGACCACCCTGAACGAATACCGCCAGTACATCGAGAAGGATGCCGCGCTCGAACGCCGGTTCCAGCCGGTCATGGTGCCGGAGCCGACCGTGGAGGACACCATTTCGATCCTGCGAGGGCTCAAGGAGCGGTATGAGGTATTCCACGGCGTCAAGATCCAGGATCAGGCGCTCATTGCGGCGGCGACGCTCTCGAACCGCTACATCTCCGACCGGTTCCTGCCGGATAAGGCGATCGACCTGGTGGACGAGGCCTGCGCCATGATCCGCACCGAGATGGATTCGATGCCGAGCGAGCTCGACGATCTCTCGCGCAAGATCATGCAGCATGAGATTGAAGAGGCCGCGCTCAAGAAGGAGAAGGACCAGATTTCGCAGGAACATCTGAAAGAGATCCAGAAGGAGCTCGCTGAGATGCGCGAACGCTTCAAGGCGATGAAAGCGCGCTGGGAAAACGAAAAGAACGCCATCGGCAAGGTGCAGAAGCTGCGCGAGGAACTTGAACAGGTGAACGCCGACATCGAGAAGGCGGAACGCAGCTACGACCTCAATAAGGCCGCCGAGCTCAAATACGGCAAACTCCCCGCCCTGCAGAAGGAGCTGGAAGCCGAGGAGAAGCTCGCGGGCGAAGCCGAAAAGGACAGCACCCTTCTGCGAGACAAGGTCACCGAAGAGGAGATCGCGCGGATCGTCGGCCGCTGGACCGGCATTCCGGTCGCGAAGCTGATGGAAGGAGAGCGCGAGAAGCTGCTGGGCATGGAGAATATCCTGCATAAGCGGGTCATTGGCCAGGATGAGGCGGTGCGGACCGTTTCGGAAGCGATTCTGCGTTCGCGCGCGGGCATCCAGGACCAGCACCGCCCGATCGGATCATTTTTGTTCCTGGGCCCGACCGGCGTCGGCAAGACCGAGCTCGCGAAGGCTCTGGCGCAGGCGCTTTTCGACGACGAGAAGAACATCGTGCGCATCGACATGAGCGAATACATGGAGAAATACGCGGTCAGCCGCCTTATCGGTGCGCCTCCGGGATATGTCGGCTATGAGGAAGGCGGCCAGCTCACCGAAGCGGTGCGCCGCAAACCATATGCGGTTGTGCTGTTCGACGAGATCGAAAAAGCCCATCCGGACGTTTTCAATATCCTCTTACAGGTGCTCGACGACGGCCGTATCACCGACAGCCAGGGCCGCACGGTCGATTTCAAGAACACGATTATCATCCTGACCAGCAATCTTGGTTCCCCATATATTCTCGACGGTATTGATCAGAATGGGCAGATCACCGAGGAAGCCCGCAAACAGGTGGATGTGCTCTTAAAGCAGCAGTTCCGTCCGGAATTCCTCAACCGGCTCGACGAGATTGTGTTTTACAAACCGCTCACCCGGGCGGAGACCGGGCAGATTGTCGATCTGCTGATGGCCGGTCTGCAAAAACGCCTGGCGGACAAACAGCTCACTCTATCGATCACGCCGGCGGCAAAGGAGTTTGTGGTCGAGCACGGATACGACCCGGTTTATGGGGCGCGCCCGCTCAAACGGTTCCTCCAGCACAAGGTGGAAACGCTGCTTGCCCGCATGATCATTGCCGAGGATCTCGCGCCGAATACCCGCCTCGAGGTGGATGTCAGCGGTGGAGACCTTGTGATCCACATTGTAAAATAA
- a CDS encoding DUF6442 family protein, translating into MDREEILKRGRESNLDEREKWIDDHAKIVGVSAFLVTFIALVIAKLAAGQPTHDLQALFWAYAATEVYCRYRHKKQSALLATAILSGFCALANLAAALIGLFAGG; encoded by the coding sequence ATGGACCGGGAAGAAATCCTGAAGCGCGGCCGCGAAAGCAACCTGGACGAACGGGAAAAATGGATCGACGACCACGCCAAAATCGTCGGTGTATCCGCCTTTCTGGTGACGTTCATCGCTCTGGTGATCGCAAAGCTGGCCGCCGGGCAGCCGACCCACGACCTGCAGGCGCTTTTCTGGGCGTACGCCGCAACGGAAGTGTACTGCCGCTATCGCCACAAAAAACAATCGGCGCTTCTCGCCACCGCGATCCTCAGCGGCTTTTGCGCGCTTGCAAATCTCGCCGCGGCACTCATCGGGCTGTTCGCAGGTGGCTGA
- a CDS encoding helix-turn-helix transcriptional regulator, with the protein MEEKLVLQNRLRVARAERRISQGGLAEMVGVSRQTISSIENGQFCPSAKLALLLCVALEKRFEELFYFE; encoded by the coding sequence ATGGAAGAAAAACTGGTTTTGCAAAACCGCCTGCGGGTCGCCCGGGCGGAAAGGCGGATCTCCCAGGGGGGGCTGGCGGAAATGGTCGGCGTCTCCCGCCAAACGATCAGCTCGATCGAAAACGGACAGTTCTGTCCGAGCGCAAAGCTCGCGCTGCTCTTATGTGTGGCGCTTGAGAAGCGGTTTGAAGAGCTTTTTTATTTTGAATGA
- a CDS encoding YjjG family noncanonical pyrimidine nucleotidase, with amino-acid sequence MKYDILLLDADDTLFDFGLAEREAIRRVCRQRSLPASDAVCDRYSEINLSLWKKFEQGLVTQDRLRAERFEILLAELDARDDAHAFSEAYTDALGEGAFLLPGAYELCKELSARCPLYIVTNGVIRTQKNRLAHSQIAPFISRMFISQELGAPKPRREFFDRVFEALGGPDRSRAIILGDSLTSDMAGGRNAGIACCWLAPSGAEGDPALYDYRIDTLSGFIPIVMGES; translated from the coding sequence ATGAAATATGACATTCTTTTACTTGACGCGGACGATACCCTCTTTGATTTTGGCCTTGCCGAGCGGGAAGCCATCCGGCGGGTCTGCCGGCAGCGGAGCTTGCCGGCCAGTGACGCGGTCTGTGACCGTTACAGCGAAATCAACCTTTCACTCTGGAAAAAATTTGAGCAGGGCCTGGTCACACAGGACCGGCTGCGGGCCGAACGGTTTGAAATCCTGCTCGCAGAGCTCGATGCCCGGGACGACGCGCACGCATTCAGCGAAGCATACACCGATGCGCTCGGTGAAGGAGCATTTCTGCTCCCCGGCGCGTACGAGCTCTGTAAGGAACTTTCCGCGCGCTGTCCGCTTTACATCGTGACAAACGGCGTCATCCGCACACAGAAAAACCGTCTCGCGCATTCGCAGATCGCACCATTTATCTCCCGGATGTTCATCTCCCAGGAGCTCGGCGCGCCGAAGCCCCGCCGGGAATTCTTTGACCGGGTATTCGAGGCGCTCGGCGGACCGGACCGGTCGCGCGCCATTATCCTGGGCGACTCGCTCACCTCCGACATGGCGGGCGGCCGCAATGCCGGCATTGCCTGCTGCTGGCTCGCGCCATCCGGCGCCGAAGGCGATCCCGCACTTTACGACTACCGCATTGATACGCTCTCCGGCTTTATCCCCATCGTAATGGGAGAATCATAA
- a CDS encoding alanine/glycine:cation symporter family protein codes for MEGFVKLVTDLNKLVNDFVWGPVMIAFLMLVGVYFTIGTGFFQIRKFGLWMNETLFAIFRNKEVHNKRDPHAISQFQALSTALAGTIGTGNIVGVATAIVSGGTGAVFWMWVSAFLGMMTKYAENVLGNHYRYKNEKGAWVGGPMIYIERGLHCKWLAVLFSLFCLIASFGIGNMTQANSIAGALSASLGIAPLATGIVISLVIGLVILGGLKRIASVTEKLVPFMALFYITGGVYILIVNHKAIPAAFASIFANAFSFEAVGGGVGGYVIMQAIRYGVARGIFSNEAGLGSSVIVNSASNVKEPVQQGMWGIFEVFADTIIVCTITALTILTTGATEIGLEGAALSIEAFSHGFGAFGAVFITVAIACFAFSTMLGWSYYGERALEYLCGLKPLILYKLLFIGMACVGCVTNLKLVWDISDTFNGLMAIPNLIAIVFLSGKVFSITRDYLARKRTDKYEI; via the coding sequence ATGGAGGGGTTTGTCAAACTGGTTACCGATCTTAACAAACTGGTCAATGATTTTGTCTGGGGACCGGTTATGATCGCTTTTCTCATGCTGGTCGGCGTCTATTTCACTATCGGCACCGGTTTTTTTCAGATCCGCAAATTCGGGCTTTGGATGAACGAAACGCTGTTTGCCATTTTTCGCAACAAAGAGGTACATAACAAACGCGACCCCCACGCCATCTCCCAGTTTCAGGCGCTTTCCACCGCACTGGCGGGCACCATCGGGACCGGAAACATCGTCGGCGTGGCCACCGCGATCGTCTCCGGCGGCACCGGCGCGGTCTTCTGGATGTGGGTGAGCGCCTTTCTTGGGATGATGACCAAATATGCGGAAAACGTCCTGGGCAACCACTACCGTTACAAAAACGAAAAGGGCGCGTGGGTCGGCGGCCCGATGATCTATATCGAACGCGGACTCCACTGTAAATGGCTGGCGGTGCTCTTTTCGCTTTTCTGTCTGATCGCCTCATTCGGCATCGGCAACATGACCCAGGCCAATTCGATTGCGGGCGCGCTTTCGGCTTCGCTCGGCATTGCGCCGCTCGCGACCGGCATCGTGATCTCGCTGGTCATCGGTCTGGTGATCCTCGGCGGGCTCAAGCGCATCGCCTCGGTCACCGAAAAGCTGGTTCCGTTCATGGCGCTTTTCTATATCACCGGCGGCGTCTACATCCTCATTGTCAATCACAAAGCGATTCCGGCGGCGTTTGCCTCCATCTTTGCGAATGCGTTCAGCTTTGAGGCGGTCGGCGGCGGCGTGGGCGGTTACGTCATCATGCAGGCGATCCGCTACGGCGTGGCGCGCGGCATTTTCTCGAACGAAGCGGGGCTTGGCAGCTCGGTCATCGTAAACTCCGCCTCAAACGTCAAGGAACCGGTCCAGCAGGGCATGTGGGGCATCTTTGAGGTGTTCGCGGACACGATTATCGTCTGTACGATCACCGCGCTCACCATCCTCACGACCGGGGCGACCGAAATCGGGCTTGAGGGTGCCGCGCTTTCCATTGAGGCGTTCTCACATGGGTTCGGGGCATTTGGCGCCGTTTTCATCACAGTGGCAATTGCCTGCTTCGCATTTTCCACCATGCTTGGCTGGTCGTATTACGGTGAACGCGCGCTCGAATATCTCTGCGGATTAAAGCCGCTTATCCTCTACAAGCTTTTGTTCATCGGCATGGCCTGTGTCGGCTGCGTCACCAATCTGAAGCTCGTGTGGGACATCTCTGACACCTTCAATGGCCTGATGGCCATCCCAAATCTGATTGCGATCGTCTTTCTGTCCGGGAAGGTTTTTTCTATCACCCGGGATTATCTTGCCCGAAAAAGGACTGATAAATATGAAATATGA